The following is a genomic window from Planctomycetia bacterium.
CATCGCGTCGAATACACGCTTCCGCCCTGCGATGAACTCCCCGTCGCCGCATGCTTACCGGCCGCGCAGATCTCACCGCGCTTGGAGCCTCGCATTTCCGACGAACAGCTTCGCGCCCGGGCCGGCATACTCGATGCCTCTGACGGTGCGCTGACCGCGACTCCCATCGAGCGCTCGACGTTTTCGGGCTACACCCCGCGCCGTCTATTCGCGGAATTGATCGAAAGCGCCGAGCCGTGGCTGATTTCCCTTATTAATGTTCGCGACGCGGTCGGTCGTCTGCCCGCCGTCCCGGCGGTGGTCTGGTTCACCGGCATCGCGTTGATCATCTCGTGTCGCATTCTTCGAATTCTACGCGTACGAGGCATCCTCGCTCGCGGTAAGCGCGCCCCTGCGGAAGTACGGGCCATGGTGTCCCGCGTTGCCGACGAGATCGGCCTTCGTCAGCCGCCGGTTACGCTCGTCGTTCCCGATCGCGTGTCACCGATGGTCTGGTGCGGTCTGACGCCGCGCCTGATTCTCCCGAGGGAGCTCTGGGGTCAACTCGACGACATCGGGCGACGGGCCGTCCTCCTGCATGAATTGGCTCACGTGCGCCGACGAGATCACTGGATTACCTGGATCGAGACAATCGTCGGGAGCCTCTATTGGTGGCATCCCGTCGTGTGGTGGGTTCGTGGGCGTCTTCGCGAGGAAGCGGAGAACTGCTGTGATGCCTGGGTGACTTGGTTATTCCCGCGCGGACGCAGGGCGTTCGCCGAGGCACTCCTGGTAACGCGGCAATACGTTGCGGAAGGTGGAGCTTCCGCACCGGTGAACGGTATTGGTGTCATTAGTGGGCGAGCCGGACAATTTGCAAGGAGACTGACCATGGTCATGACGCAGCGATCCTCCCCCAGCCTTTCATTTTCGGGCATCGCGCTCATTTTCTCTCTGGCATCGGCCGGCTGGCTGGCGACGCCCGCGTCGTCGTGTCCACCCTCATCCGAAGGCAGCGCCCCAAAGGCGGTGACATGCGCATCGGTTGAGACGACGGCCCCATGTGTATCTGTCGCTGGCGTCCCATCGGCCTTGCCGGCGCCGCAGCCCAGCGGCACTCGCGCCGTGGTGGTCGTCGGCACTCCGGCGCCGCCGGTCGCAGCGTTCGCACCGCTGCCCGGAGTCGCAACTGTTGAAGCTTCGGCACCTGCAATTCCGGCGATTGTGACCTATTCGCCGCCGGCAGCGCCGTCACTGTCCGGCAAGTTGATGCTGGCCGGACCGACCGCACCTCCGGCGAGGCGTGGAGGCAATGTCGACGATCGCCTTGACCGGCTCGAACGCCAATTGGAACGACTCGCCGATCAACTCGAGCGAATGGGTGGCGGGCACAACCGCGCACGGACGCAGGAGCGACAGGCTGCGCCGCGTCAGCCCCTTTCGACCGTCGCGCCGACCGAGTCCGGCGAAGAGAAAGCTCGGCGTTACCAGCTCTCCGGCGAAAAACTCGAAAAGCTCATGGCCCTGATGGTCCGCGATGACGTTCCGATCAAGGTCCGCGCTTCCGGCGACGGAATCGAGGTCATTGCTTCCCACGAACAGCAGATGATCTTCGAAGCCTTCGTCAACATGATCCAGCAGCCCGACGACACGGTCTATTACCAGCTCTCTCCCGGAAAGCTGTCGGCCCTGACAGAGCTCATGGTCCTCAATGACGTGCCGGTCATGGTCCACCCGGGCGAGGAGAAGATCGGCGTCAACGGCGGCGGGGCGATTCAGACGATCTTCGGCGCCTTTGTCCGAATGATTGATCCGGATGCGTCCGTCGCGGAGCTCACGAAGCGCCGCATCAACAAAGACGTGCAATGGAAGCGGCAACTCGAAAAGGAATTGCACGAAGCGCACAAGGCCCACGAGGCCGCAACAGGCGCACAGAATCGTGAATTTACCAAGCGCCTCACTACAGAAGCCCGTGCGGAAGTCGAACGCGCCCTCGCCGAGGCCAGGCGAGTCCAAGGTCAGGTCTCCGCCGAAACAAGGATGGCACTGAAAGAGGCCGCCAAGGCACTTAAGCACTCCAAGGGCGAATTGAAGCGAAAACTCCGAACCGAGCTTCAGATCAAGTCCGGTGGCGCCCTGGATCGGGCTCGCGAGCTTGAACATCAGGCCGACGAGCTTGAGCGAAAGGCCGACCAGCTCCGCGACCAGGCGGACAGCATTCGCGATCGTGCCGAATCGACTCAGAACGATGGCGAAGCGGCGAGGTTCCTGGCCATGGCCGACGAATTGGACGCTCAGGCATCGGAAATCGAGACACAGAGTGAGGTGCTTCTGGCGCAGGCGGATGAGATCGAAGAGATCGCCGAGTCGATCGACCAGACGATCGAACAAGGCGATGCCCACAAGGAGGCGGATGCCGAGGACGCGGACATTGACGAAGATGTGGACGCAGACGACGACGCAAATGACGACGCGGACGACGACGGCAACGAAGAGTAGTCCAACAGGACTTTACATTTGAGGTGGCGCGGAGAAGCGGCTCCGCTTGTCAGCGTGGTCGCTTTGCGCACCATCTACGTCCGCCGTCCGACCGAAAAACTCTCACAAAAAAAATGATCCTCGCCCATGTTTGATTCGTATCAGACTCACGGCGCGGCGATGACTTCAGTTCATTCCGTCAACTCAAGCGATTCGGAGGCGTCCCGATGATCGCGCGTATTCATCGACTCCCGCTGCGTCTTGGCGTGGCTCTGTTCCTGCTCGCAATGGCGCCGGCCGCAGCCGAAGAGGGGGCGAGCGACGCGGCGGCATTGCGCAACTATCACGGCGGCAACGGTTTCCTTCAACGCGGCATGTTCGACTTGGCCGCCGACGAATACCGCGCCTTCCTAAAAGCACACAGTGAGCATCCCAAGGCGCCCATGGCGCGATACGGCCTGGCGGTTTGCGAGTTTCGCCGCGGCAATGCCGAAGCCGCGCTCGAACAGCTTCAGCAACTGCCGGACGCCGATGATTTTGCCTTCGACGCGGAGGCTCGACTCATGCGCGGCCAGTGCCTGCTGCTCGTGAAGCGGCCCGGAGAGGCTGCTGAGGTCCTGCAGGGTGTGCTTAAGCATCATGCAGACCACAAGCTGGCCCCGGATGCGGCGGCCCTGCTCGTCGAGAGCCTGTTTCGCGCAAAAGATTTCGACGAAGCAATCCGCGCCGCCAAGTCCGCGGCCGAAAACTGGCCCGATCATCCCACACACGAGCGCGTCCAGTTCTTCGAGGCCATGGCCTTCAGCGCAATCGGCAAACACGACGATGCGGCCCAAAGTTGCGAGGCCGTCCTGCGTGAGTTTCCAGCCGGCGCACTGGCGGAAAGCGCCCGCCTCCTATCAGCGCAATCCCTTCATCGCTGCGGAAGGCTCGCCGATGCCCGCCGCCGCTTTGAGGAAATCGTGGCCCGTGGAAAGTCAAAGCAGCAAGGTGACGCGCTCATGGGCCTTGCCGCCGTCCTCCTGGCGTCAGGAGAGTTCGACGACGCCGGGGCTCGATTGGATGAATTCATCAAGACCTTCCCGAATCACCCCAGCCTGCCAACGGCCTCGCTGCAAAGGGCCCGCGTCTGGTTCGAGCGCGGTGAACACGATCGGTCCGCTGCCCTTCTGAAAGAAGCGGCGAAGGCTGACCGGACACTCGCCGATGAGGCGGAATACTGGCTGGCGAAGTGCGAATCCCGTAAGGGCGAATTCGCATCGGCTGCGAAGAGACTGAGGGCGGCAGCCAAAAAGTACCCCAAGAGCCGGCTTCACGCCGAGCTCTTATACGATTACGGCGTTGCCCTATACCGCGCGGCGGAATACGCAGATGCGGCGAAGGTCCTTTCGCGGTTTGTAAAGGAGCAGCCGGATCACGCCCTCGCGGCGGAAGCGCTTCACCTGTCCGCATTGGCCCTGCATCAGCAGACAGAGTACGCCGCCAGCGCCGAGCTGTGCGAGGATTTCATCAAGCGGTATCCGAAGCACCGCCAGGTGCCGGAGGTTGACTTTCTCGCGGCGGAGAATCTATTCCTCTCCGGCGAGTTCGCCGATGCGATCAAGCGATATCGCACTTTTCTTGAGGCTTACCCGAAGAGTCCCGACGCCGATCGCGCATCCTATCGAATGGGCCTCGCCTATCACCGCCTGGGGCAGTTCGACGAGGCCGTTCCCCTGCTTGAGAAAAGCCTGGAGAGCAAGGATGCCGCGAGCTTCGCATCAGCGATGCCGGCGCTGGGCGATGCCTTCTTTGAGCTCGGCCGCTGGCAGCAGGCTGACGGAATACTGACCGATTACGTCAAAGACCATGCAAAAGCCGACGGCGAGGATTCCGCGATGCTCAAGTGTGCCCTCGCCCGGCAGCGAATGGAGAAGTTCGACGCTGCGCTGGACATGCTGAGTCGCCTGACCAGTGAGCATCCCGAAAGTCCGCATACCCTTCAGGCGATCTTCGAGACAGGGCAGTGCCTTGCGGCGCTCGGCCGCAGCGACGATGCGGAGAAGCGTTTCACGCAGGTACTGGACCTCGATGAGAACTCCCGCTTTGCCTCGCACGCCCTCCGCCATCTCGGGCAAATTGCCCAGGCCCGGGGCGATCATGACAAAGCGGCCGAGTACCTCGCCAAAGCAGATGAGGGCCTTCCGAAAGACCTCGCCGATGATGCGCGCTACAGCCGTGCCCAATCGCTCATGGCGGCAAAGAAGTACGCCGACGCGGAAAAGCTTCTGCGCGGTCTTGCGAAGAAAGCAAAAGACCCTTCCCGAAGGCTCGCCGTCAACGCCAGCCTGTCCATCGCGGTCTCGCGACAGGACCGGAGCGACGAAGCCCTGAGGCTGATCGCCGATCTTGACGTGTCCGAGTTGCCGCCGGCGATGCGCGATGCGATTCGCTATGAGCGGGCATGGTGCCTAAAGCAGCTCGGCAGGACCGACGACGCAATGACCGCCTACCGCGATTTGATCGACGGCGACTCAGCAAATCCCGCCAACCCGCACGCTCTTCTCGAACTCGCCGTCATGGAGGACGCGGCCGGTCATCGCAAAAAGGCAGCGGAGCTTTACCGGCGTGCGCAGGATGCCGCGACTCATGCTGGTGATGCTGCGGCTTCGGACGTTGCCGAGCAGGCCGCCTATCGACTGGGCGTGTGCGAATTCGAGCAGGGCAACTTCGCCGAAGCGGCCTCGCAGCTCGACAAATTCACCAAGGAGCACTCAGGCAGCACCATGGCCCTCTCGGCCCACGCCCTTTGCGGAGAGTCCCTGTTCAAGCTCAATCGCCACGCGGCCGCCGTCGAGCATTTTCAAGTCGTCATCGACAAGGGCTCCGCCGACTCGGGCTTTGCCGGCGCGCTCTTGCGAATTGCCGAGTGCCAGTCCGCCCTTCAGCGCTGGGCGATTGGCGAAAAGCACTTCGCCGATTACCTCAAGCAATTCCCCGAAGCCGAGAATGCGTACCAGGCCGCGTTCGGCCTTGCCTGGTGTCAGGAAAACCAGGGCCGGCTCGATGAGGCCGTCAAAGGCTATCGGCGCGTCATCGAGATCCATCAGGGCCCGACCGCTGCCCGGGCACAATTCCAGATTGGTGAATGCCTGTTTGCCGGTAAGAAGTATGAAGACGCGGCCCGCGAGCTGATGAAGGTGGACATTCTCTACGCATACCCCGAGTGGAGCGCGGCAGCGCTCTACGAGGCGGGCCGGTGCTTTGCAAAGCTGTCGAGGCACGTGGAAGCCCGACGTCAATTTGAGCAGGTATCAAAGAAGTACGCCAACACCCGTTGGGCCGCGTTGGCAGCCGAGCAGTTGCGCGAAGCAGTGGCCGGCGTGCCCGGGCACTAACTGCGGGAGGAGCCATGAACGTGACACAACTATGCGGTCTCTTAAGTGCAGGACTTTTGGCCCAGTCTTCAGCCACGCCGCCCATTGGTGGTGACGCGCACATGTCGGCTCAATCGGTGTGGGAGTTTGTCATCAAAGGCGGGCCGATGATGATCCCCATCGGCCTCTGCTCGTTGGTCGCGCTGGCGGTGTTCACGGAGCGGATGGCCAGCCTCCGCCGATCGCGCATCATTCCCGCGGGCTTCATGAACGGCCTCAAGGGCCTTCTGCGCGATGTCGACGAGGACCGCGAACAGGCACTCTCGTATTGCGAAAAAGATGCCAGCCCACTGGCGGCGATCGTCAGCGCAGGCATCAAGCGGCTGGGTCGATCGGTGGATGTGGTGGAGAAGTACGTCCGGGATGCCGGCGAGCGCGAAGTGTTCAAGCTGCGCAAGCACATGCGCATCCTCGCCGTCATTGCCTCGATCTCCACCCTGCTCGGCCTGCTCGGCACCATCACCGGAATGATCACCGCTTTCCAGACCGTCGCCGCTTCCGCCGACGCCATGGGCAAGACGGAACTCCTCGCCAAAGGCATCTACCAGGCGATGATCACTACCGCCGCCGGTCTCATGGTCGCCATTCCCGTCGTGCTGGCCTACAACTGGCTCGCCTCGCGAATCGACGGTCTCGTCAATGAAATGGACGCGATTGCCGTCGAGTTCGTCGAGGAATTCGCCGAGTTGCCCGAGACGCGCAGGGCCGCAGCC
Proteins encoded in this region:
- a CDS encoding tetratricopeptide repeat protein; its protein translation is MIARIHRLPLRLGVALFLLAMAPAAAEEGASDAAALRNYHGGNGFLQRGMFDLAADEYRAFLKAHSEHPKAPMARYGLAVCEFRRGNAEAALEQLQQLPDADDFAFDAEARLMRGQCLLLVKRPGEAAEVLQGVLKHHADHKLAPDAAALLVESLFRAKDFDEAIRAAKSAAENWPDHPTHERVQFFEAMAFSAIGKHDDAAQSCEAVLREFPAGALAESARLLSAQSLHRCGRLADARRRFEEIVARGKSKQQGDALMGLAAVLLASGEFDDAGARLDEFIKTFPNHPSLPTASLQRARVWFERGEHDRSAALLKEAAKADRTLADEAEYWLAKCESRKGEFASAAKRLRAAAKKYPKSRLHAELLYDYGVALYRAAEYADAAKVLSRFVKEQPDHALAAEALHLSALALHQQTEYAASAELCEDFIKRYPKHRQVPEVDFLAAENLFLSGEFADAIKRYRTFLEAYPKSPDADRASYRMGLAYHRLGQFDEAVPLLEKSLESKDAASFASAMPALGDAFFELGRWQQADGILTDYVKDHAKADGEDSAMLKCALARQRMEKFDAALDMLSRLTSEHPESPHTLQAIFETGQCLAALGRSDDAEKRFTQVLDLDENSRFASHALRHLGQIAQARGDHDKAAEYLAKADEGLPKDLADDARYSRAQSLMAAKKYADAEKLLRGLAKKAKDPSRRLAVNASLSIAVSRQDRSDEALRLIADLDVSELPPAMRDAIRYERAWCLKQLGRTDDAMTAYRDLIDGDSANPANPHALLELAVMEDAAGHRKKAAELYRRAQDAATHAGDAAASDVAEQAAYRLGVCEFEQGNFAEAASQLDKFTKEHSGSTMALSAHALCGESLFKLNRHAAAVEHFQVVIDKGSADSGFAGALLRIAECQSALQRWAIGEKHFADYLKQFPEAENAYQAAFGLAWCQENQGRLDEAVKGYRRVIEIHQGPTAARAQFQIGECLFAGKKYEDAARELMKVDILYAYPEWSAAALYEAGRCFAKLSRHVEARRQFEQVSKKYANTRWAALAAEQLREAVAGVPGH
- a CDS encoding MotA/TolQ/ExbB proton channel family protein; protein product: MNVTQLCGLLSAGLLAQSSATPPIGGDAHMSAQSVWEFVIKGGPMMIPIGLCSLVALAVFTERMASLRRSRIIPAGFMNGLKGLLRDVDEDREQALSYCEKDASPLAAIVSAGIKRLGRSVDVVEKYVRDAGEREVFKLRKHMRILAVIASISTLLGLLGTITGMITAFQTVAASADAMGKTELLAKGIYQAMITTAAGLMVAIPVVLAYNWLASRIDGLVNEMDAIAVEFVEEFAELPETRRAAADEPEDIRFNPKAAAAVGG
- a CDS encoding M48 family metalloprotease, which produces MEPRISDEQLRARAGILDASDGALTATPIERSTFSGYTPRRLFAELIESAEPWLISLINVRDAVGRLPAVPAVVWFTGIALIISCRILRILRVRGILARGKRAPAEVRAMVSRVADEIGLRQPPVTLVVPDRVSPMVWCGLTPRLILPRELWGQLDDIGRRAVLLHELAHVRRRDHWITWIETIVGSLYWWHPVVWWVRGRLREEAENCCDAWVTWLFPRGRRAFAEALLVTRQYVAEGGASAPVNGIGVISGRAGQFARRLTMVMTQRSSPSLSFSGIALIFSLASAGWLATPASSCPPSSEGSAPKAVTCASVETTAPCVSVAGVPSALPAPQPSGTRAVVVVGTPAPPVAAFAPLPGVATVEASAPAIPAIVTYSPPAAPSLSGKLMLAGPTAPPARRGGNVDDRLDRLERQLERLADQLERMGGGHNRARTQERQAAPRQPLSTVAPTESGEEKARRYQLSGEKLEKLMALMVRDDVPIKVRASGDGIEVIASHEQQMIFEAFVNMIQQPDDTVYYQLSPGKLSALTELMVLNDVPVMVHPGEEKIGVNGGGAIQTIFGAFVRMIDPDASVAELTKRRINKDVQWKRQLEKELHEAHKAHEAATGAQNREFTKRLTTEARAEVERALAEARRVQGQVSAETRMALKEAAKALKHSKGELKRKLRTELQIKSGGALDRARELEHQADELERKADQLRDQADSIRDRAESTQNDGEAARFLAMADELDAQASEIETQSEVLLAQADEIEEIAESIDQTIEQGDAHKEADAEDADIDEDVDADDDANDDADDDGNEE